The following is a genomic window from Neurospora crassa OR74A linkage group III, whole genome shotgun sequence.
TTGTCATTGTTGCATCCACGGTCCGTCCAGTCCACTTGTTTAGACTTTGGGCTCCATCCAGGGGTCCCGACCCCCCGACGGACAACTTTCCAGACTGAGGCAAGCTCGGTGTTCGGGAGAGCGTTCCCGGAGGACGGGATTGGAgacgaggaaaagggagggaAAGGCGGGGTGACTGATGAATggtatacctacctacgatCACTTTTCTTTGTCGCCTTTGTCACTTTTTTGATGTTGTCTCCCCTGGAGCtaaccaccacgaccaccatgACCAAATTCCAGCCTCTCGGCGACTTTTGTGTGTTCAGCCCAATCGAGTtgatggggaagaaaagcCATTAGAAACGATCCGGACAgcaggagaagatgaagtgTTCGAAAGAGCCGCGgtcgatcttcttctttcacctGAATGTTCAAATTATGTGTCGGCCTTTGAAGCATTGAACTTGCTCATCTGACCTTTTCTTCAAATGATATTGTCATCCAtcgcccctcctccccctccccctccccctccatcACTCTTCTGTCCGGTAGATATgcgtcctcctcatctttcttctcctcctcatttCTTATTGCCTGTCGAAGTCCTTGTTACTCCTATGCACGTGTACGCAGGTAGTacaggaagaaaggaagacgcACGCAACCATTCCAACTCCATTCTATCCTTCCATTTCATCAGCTTGCTTCCCACGGGAAAGTCTTGTGAAACCAAGAcatatacacacacacacacaatgAAACGAACGGTAGGCGTCACGCCATTCCCGTTTGATTGTCGCCTGTCGCCTGTCGTTTCTGTTCTACAAGTTTCGCAAGTAAAATCCCGTCTTGTACTCGCTTTCTTTCTAGAAAAAGTCGTCTTCTCGGGGCCgattcctctttttttttttttttgggggggggggggggtcgggtttcttcctcctttaggcccaccaccacttacATATGTACAAGTCTGTACATAATATGCAAGCGATTTCGCTTTTACAACAACACAACCCTGGACACTCAGTAAGCTAAAGCTGTTTGACTCGCTCCATGCGTCTTGGCGTACATTTGCTACTATACCGTGTTAGGTAGGTCGATCCCTTGAAGCCTCGGCCCTATCGCGAATATGGTGACATTTTTCGACAGAAGGAATCGGCATTTGGGATCGTTTATGTCATGGCAACGGAGCCGCAATGTAAGTGTGTGTCGTGTTTAGGTTTGGGCAGCGGAGGCGGTGGAGAAAGTGAGGATGGACGACGAGGGCGGCCGGGCTGAAAGGATGGAgacggtgacggtgacggGGCCGGTACCTTTTGAGCCTCTTGCGGTAGAGAAGATGGTGGAGAAGAGagctgagagagagagagagagtcaTTGGAGCTAAGAGCGATCTCGGTCTCGACCTGGACTGCTGGGGCTGAAATGGTCGCCGGATATCGGTGAATGAATGCTACGCTGTTGGAGTCATAAAGAGTTCAGACCGTCGTCACATTGCATTTTTGCTCGTAAGAATCTCTTGAATTTGTCAGGTCTTCAAGGCTCCAGCAACTTCAATCACCTAGAGGCAAGAACATCACCCAccacacctcctcctcctccccaagaAATGGCCCAAAAGCCGAGACCATTCCTTTGTCTGCCGCTCCCGCGTCCCGTCCTGGGCGACCCCCTACCCCGCGCCAAGTCCCGAGGTTGGCGCAACGATCCTAGCACATCTGGTTGGTGGGATTTTGCggggaaagaaagatggACGGGAGTGAAGTGATTGACGCTAGCCTTTCCCGCTTTGTTCTAGCGTGCGTATGTGTCAACCTTTGTGTGTTTTGACGGTCACGGTGTTTGGACTCCGAAATACGGAGTTTTGAGAAGCCAACCTCCTGTGTTAATGTTTGGTTGAGTGCtgccccttttttttttaattcttcgAATGAATGATCTGCCTCCGAaaaaaatttctttcttcttttgtctttGAAAAAGCAAAATACCAtgtgaagaaaaaggagtCATAATGGTGGATCTTTCTTTGCAAAAGAAATTTTCATCATGACAGGACAGCTCCGCATGTCAGGCAGGTCCCAGACGACTGCTTGTTAGACTAGGTGTCCTCGATATCTCCATTACCGAAAATACCCCTTTAAGCTTTACCCCCAacttcaccaacaacactTGGGTTTTCCTCGGTGtttctaattcttcttccttctctcttaCCACataagaaaaacaaaagatgGAATCAAAGCAACGAGGACGAATGGCCGATGGATTGAAACAAAGAACAGTTGGAGATGGGAGATGGGCACAGTGACGGCCTGATAGGGTCATGCACGCCACGCCACTCAGACTGAATTCCGCTCTCATGATCGACACTTGAGCAGTCCAGCGGGTTCAGCTCGGAATGGTGCCGCGTCTCTACTTGGAttatatgtgtgtgtgtgtacgaGTGAAAGACAACCAGCGGCTGAGGAGCCTCAACAGCCCAGGTTCTCCCAAGAAAACCAGCTGAGAAAGCGAAGCTGAGGTGTTGGTTGGACCTCCTTCGTGGATTCCCATCATGGTACTTGCAAAAGTTTTGTTGGCAACCCAAACAAGCTTGATTCGACTCAAGTTGAAAGCTTAACAAAACTATGTAGTGTAACTAGGTGTCGATCATTGTTCCCCTTTGCAACCGACGATTTGGATATCATACAGTTTGGTATGTATCGAGATGGCGGGTTACTGTAGTCCCCTCCGGACTCGGTACCAACCACAGTCATCTTCACAAGCCGAACTTGAACTTCAAGTCCATGGCCCCGCAACTCCATCCGGTACTTCTTTCAAAGGCTCATTTCAGGTTGTGCACACTACATATAATTACACATGTAGCTCGTTAGACTGGAGTCTAGACTCAGCAGGATTCAAGCGGACTCAGCTCACTTCTCTTTTTAGTGTAGGTGGTGATCGTCTGTACATGACGATGCCGACCCGGTGGAGTGGTTCtgggtagtgtagtgtactgtgCGTGTTGGTTGTTtagttgtgtgtgtgtgtgtgtgtcatGTTGGTGAGGTACGTAGGATACATGACGCAGATCATCCTAGAAGGAAATCAGCTCTAATCTGATGTCATCTGATCGGAAATTCGTCGCTCGCCTGGGTTTGGTGCCATTATGTCCTACAATTTGCAAACTTCATATATGAATGATGGATGTGATTttcatcatcttccccaGACGGATGCGAATGCTTTTAGAATCATAACGTGCAGTTCGACTCGGTCGATCACGAAACTACAGATGCTTCACAGGCGCGTAGGCATATACCATATATCCCTGATGCGGATCCAACACAACTGGCAATCAAACATACGTGTGGACAGGTAGGTACATTTGGCATTTCATTCAGGTAcattcaatttttttttcaattcCGGAGGGAATATGGTAAAGGCCGTCGAAGAAGACGTAAGAAAAGAAGTGATCCCCACCCTGAGTTTTTGGTGAACAAACgtgagaacaagaagaagaggaatcgTCATCCAATTTCGTGAATTCGTTATTTTTGTGTGTCATCGGGTATTCCCCCAACCACCCCAAAGTACATCGACATTTGTATGTGGTTTATGGATGTGTGGCCGAGCATTAGTTCTGTGATTCTTCCGTACTACAGACGACGAAGGCGATaacaaaaaaagggaaacaaCCGGTTCTCCAAGCCATGCATGGTTTGTTGTAGGGTTCCAAGGTGGGGAAGGGGGGTTGCCCGTTGTGAGCGCTAGATGATGGTTATAGGTGACTGTTGAGTTGTCGCTGATAATGCCTGACTTATTATGCCCCAAGACACAAACATGAAGTTCTAATACATCTCTGTGTTGTTTTTAAATGGTCTTCCAGCATACAACAAGGAAAATAATATCCCCGAGTCTAAACACAATAATTCAAACCAGTAAAGGACGCTTAGATTCTGTTGTCCATGGTACCGCAAATTGTACTAGAGACAAACAGACTCTTCTTCGGGTATCTCTGGATGGGGTATCCGCGCAACAAAGTCCTCGACCTGACCCGCTCTCTTGCGCTGAAGAAGATAAAAAATGAAAATAAAAAAGCAGCAGAAAAAAGACCATCCGAGATAAACTAACTTAGACATTAAAACGGAGTGATAGTGTGTATGGTAGACCACAAGACGGGTATGATCGACTTGAACACTGGTAGAATACTGTGCCCTGTTCATCAGGCTTGTATCGGCTGTTTTAGTCATCTAGATCCATGTGCCTTGAAGGAGTGAGCACGGACGCTTCAGTCGGCTGCTCTGGCGTTTGCGGCAAGGGCTCTTGCTGCAGTTGAGGCTGTGATTGATGTGCCGAAGCCTGTTGGGGTTGAGGATGTTGTGACGAAGGCTGCTCTGGCTGGAGATTGGGCTGAACCTGGGCTGGAGATTCCTGCGCGACAGGTTGCATCTCGACCGACTGCACTTCAGTTTGGTAAAGTGCTGGGGGTTGCTGAGCTTGCAGCGGCTGGGGTTGAACTTGCTGGACAGGTTGAGCAGCAGATTGGATGGATGTCTGTGAATGTCCCGGTCCTGATTCCCGcatgggcggtggtggcatcGGAATATGCTCATCGCTATACCCATTTTCGCTTCCGTTGATCATCTCCCGCTTCAAATCAATGCTCTTGCGAATTCGTTCCCCAATGGATGCCGATCTACCATCATGTGCTGGTGGCGACTTGGTCCGTCTTAGCTCCGCTGTCTCCCTGTGCTCGCGGTACTTGTTTTTCAGCCAGTCGGCAATGTTTGACTTGCGGTATTCACTACTCTTGTCCCAGTCCCTGTCTCGGTCGCGGTCTCTGCCTTCTCTGGTTGCGTCGCTCATCATCGAACGGTCATCGAGGCTACTTATCATGCCCGCGTCAGAAACATCCCCGCTCATGCTTGCCCGGGGTCTGTGATGGAAATAACCAGAACTGCCTACAGAACTGTTGCTCCCCTCAGCCTGCGAATTCGAACCTAGCATACGCGGGGAAATAAGAGGCTGGCTAATGTTTAGAGGAGAATTTAAGGATATGCTGTCCTCCTTTTTCCTTGATAGGCgccaccgcctcctcttATCCCTGTCTGGGGATGCCACCTCTGGGCTAGCCAAACTAGCCGAAGTCTGCGTCTCAACCTGATCAGGATCAGACATATCGTTGTATGACGTGACCGAAGTCGGCGGCGATTCTCGTGGTTTGAGTTGTGCCTCAGAGGCATTGTGGGGATGCACGGTGGTTGAGGGCGTAGAAGGTACCTGGGATGCTTTCGGCGTAGAGTCGCTGGGGGAAGGCGCAGGTTGTCCGCCCGACACTACCGCATCAAGGTTTCCGGGCAAGGATGGAACTGTATCCATAGGATTCGCAGCTTCGACACTGGGcgatgctgttgctgagCGAGGAAGCGACATCGTCGAGCTATGAGCACTATAATGACCTCCGGCTCCTggcatcttcttcttcagcttgtTAGGCTGTCGAAGCTCGTTTTCCCCAGTGGGCGCTCTTTGGAAGATATTTGATATGTTGGGTATGCGGCGTTCCTTGGAGGGCGTTgcggcctcggcctcggcatcTGGCAGCTTTTCCTGACTCCTGGTAGCCGAGACAGAATGATTAGGGAGCAAACTCGAAGGAGCTGTGGATGTGGCTATGGATGGTACCGAAGATTCTTCCGGGGGTGTAGCGACCTCGTGAACAACCGCTGGCGCTGGTGGCAGTACTGTCGGCGTAGGAGGCGTAACTCCAGGAACTGACGGCGGGTGAACCGGCGTTAAGGGGCCGACTGGGGAACTAGACGCATCATATCGATGCGCGAATCTTCCGGGCGGCACGCGAGGCGATCGTTTCGATGGCAAGGTGTTGCTCCGGCCCAAACCTCCCGTAGGTGTGGAAGTCAATGCAGGGCTTCCAGGACTCGGTGCTCCATTCGAAGCAAGAGAACGCCTTGAGGATGTCGACTTATTTCTCCTAATCATGCCTTCCTTGGAAACACTTTCGGCTCCAGCGCTGGCATTTGATGCTGTCCGGTTCACCCCAGGTTGGTAGGTCTTTGGTGGCTCTGGGACGTTGATGGTAGGCGTCCCCTTCTGGACCTCCTGAACCGTCCTCTCATCGGCCGCTGTACCTTGCATGCCAATGAGGAAATGATCCTGGTTCTCGATGAGAAAAATGATGACGCATTGATTGAGGCGATACTCCTCGGGTGCCATAGCGTGGGCCGGATGTGAGAGCATGCCTGGCTGGAAAATGGCAGCCAGGTTCTGCGAGTTCATGCGGTTAACGTCGGACTTGGCGGCGAAGACGGCGAGCAAGTCCAAGATATAAAGCATCAGCTGGCGATTGAGTGGTGGCAACTCGGTAATCAGCTGCTGGTATCTGAGGATGGCGGCGTCCATGTCGAAATTTTCGACAAACTGGGGGCCATCGGTATCACCTGCGGCCTGCCTAGTGGCTCCTTTCAACGGTTTTCGAAACTCCTCATACAGTTCGAGAGGGACCACCGGCTCCGGGAGGTCGTTGAGGTAGCGACGGAGGACATTGGCGGCATCGTGAACTGTGTACCCATCCCACACCAACCCCTTGCCGTATCGGTCAGGCGAATCGAAGATGTGTTTGAGTTCCTTGATTCTTTTCTCTGAACCACTGAGACGAAAGATGCCCTCAACGTCGGTTGCTTGGATGAAAAGTTAGGACTCTCTAAAGGTATGCCACAGGATAAAAGGGGGGGAGAGGGCGGGGGGATGCTATACGAACCCTTTTCCTTCAAGAAAACACCACATTTGGCAACCACGATGGGGACGTAACCGTAGATGTAGCTTTTCCCATTTTCGTCGACAAGGGATATGGCAACATTGGCATACTTGATGCTATCGCGAAGGGGGACGCCAAAGATGCCTTTGGGCGGTTCTGCTACTACTGATTTGGTTTTAGCGGAGTCCTGCACCGGCCAGGGTCCATTTACGCCAGTACATCTTCTACTAAGACGCCAGTTCAGGAAGCGAGCAAGAGTGTCTAGTTGGAGAGGCTTCTCATAGAAAAGTGCGCCAGTAGACATCCGATTTAAGCTCACACTTGTTTGCTGAGATCGGGCATTCGCTCGGGCTGCGATGAGGAGCTCCTGCGCAACTATCTCCTGCAAGAGGGCCACAGCTTCCGGCAGGTCGCTTAGGCAGCCTTCTTTGTCCTCCGCAAATAAGGATGTTGATCGGTAGGGTTTAGATCTAGTGAACGGGGTGGCTATACCGTGTGCTTCCTGATGCTTCGAGGGTAGCTTAAAGCCTTTCCACCACGACTTGAGGTCTCGCTTTGTAGGGAGTGGAGGTTGCGGCTGGTGCGCAAAGGCACTGTAGGGATTGTATGCTCGATGCTGCGGCTGTGACAGCGACTGGGTATGCGAGTGCGAATGCGCCTGGGCCTGGgcctgtgcctgtgcctgtgTCCGTGCCTGTGCCTGAGCCTGTGCCTGAGCCTGAACATGGACCTgcgcttgcgcttgcgcCTGCGTCTGCGAGAAGTttggaggcggtggtggaggagcttGGGCGGGCGCGACGggcgcggcggcagcggcggcggacgTCATGGCGGTTGACGGCAATGACGGTGACCGTGTGACGACGGAGGAGGGATGGCGGGCGTGgtgacgggacgggacggtGCCGAATCAGTCGGGTGCCGGAAAGGCAGACGCTGAAGGAGGCGGTCGACAGTCACCCACGCGTGGCAGGAAAAGATGGCAAAACCGGACGACGTTGTGGACTCGAACTTGCAGGACTGGGAGACAATGACGGCGGAAGGGGCACGTTGAGCAACCGGGGGAATGCGCGTGGGGCAGCCGAGGCGAGGACGAGATGGGAGGATGCAGGCTTGCTTCAAACTGCCTGTCAGGCTAAAGTCTGTGCAGCAGTAACAGCAACACAAGCAGCGTGTAgtgtagcagcagcagcagcagcagcagcggcagcagcagcagcagcagtatgTACCGGTATCAAGGTCGGGCGAGGTAGGTCAAAGTTGTATGAAGGAGGTTTGTCTGCGACGCGATGCAGCTCGGAGTGCTGTAGTTGGACGCTGACGACTTGCCGGATAGTGGTTGGCAGTGGATATGGGATCCATGCAACTGAACTGAAGTGGAAATGCACCGCACGGTTTGACGGGGCGGCTGGCGGCAATGGAACCCTGTCTGGTCTTTGATTCTCTGGTTCCTGTCTTGACGTGACCAGTCCTGTcggttcctgttcctgttcctgttcctgctcGCCCACTTCCTTGGCCAGGCTGATCGAAGCCAGTTAGGTGGAGGACCCGCGCACTGGAACCTAAGCCGGGGGGTGGCTGGCGAGCTGAAAGCCCTTCCGGATGTACCAAGGGCGTGGATTGTCGCAATGGAtgaaaaaggagaaggaagggaacgCGGACCCGGTCGTCGAAGGGCTTCAACCTGGTCGCAAAGCTGTTTGCTCAGGAGATGGCTCCGTACAGACGGTATAGACGGTATAGGGCGCCGGGAGAAAGGGGGGGCTGTGTGGGAGGGGATCTCGGAAGATCTGGTTCGTCGCCGGGGCGACCGGGACGTCGGGTGTCTTTGCTTTCGTCTCGTCTGGGTCCCGTCTGTTTCGTCCTGTATACCTTAGGGTACCCGTTTTCCCCGTGTAGTGAGTGAATGGTGCTGGTAACACTGCTGACCAAGGTGGGTGGCCGATCTGGCCGGCAGGGAGGGAGAGTGGCAGGTAGGTAACTGGACGTTGTATGTCGTTCAGTCCAATGCATCCGCCGCATACAGAATGGAACAACTGAACCAAAGaggaaagcaaaaaaaaatgacacacaaaaaaaaaagtttaaaaaaaaaaaagatggccGGGCCCTTTGACAACTTGAACTGAAGCTGTGGCTTTCAtttgcttccacttccccctCACAACTGAGAAAACGATTTGGGAAAGAGCAACAGGGGATCAATGGCTTCCATTCCGTCTCCGGGGCGGTTTCACCCACTGTGTGGATGTCTTTTTGTCCACACTGTATTTTGGCAGTGCAGTGCCGGCCGCTGCAGCACTCCAGTCGCATGTTGacttggtttttttttttctttttttttttctttttttttttttttttttctttttttatcaTCATTATTATCTCTTACAAGTTACTGTGCCACGACCCATCCGATCCCTTTTCCTGCCACATTGATTTGGAATGTCGTGCCTTAACTCATCCTGAAGGTCCTGTGTTTACAACTGAACAATGCCGGAAAATACAACCGAGATCGCAAGTCAGTCTCTTGACCTACTTCTATCTGTTACGGTTGAGGGTTTCACACCGACAAATAATTGTAGAGTTATCCAGGATAGCCAGTGTTCCAACCTGAGTCTGCAACGTCTCTTGCTGCAATGGAAAGCAACCATGTCCTGGCAACGGCTGTGCTCGCCTCTGATATACCATCAGACTGTCTGCTGTCCCCTGGCATTAGTgcagaggtaccttacctgcTACATACAGGAGGTAGACAATGTACACTACTCTAGACTTCAATGGCACAGGTCTAGATCCTGTCATGGTACAACCTTACATCTCCAACCTTTTCGGTCTTCGATCTCCGGCTTTCCACCGTCGTCGGATGGGAGGGGATATTCTAGACTATTGACTGTTGTCTTGGATGTTCGACTGCTCAATTTGTGTCAGACATGGGCATCCACGAGAAGATGGCGGGTGTTTTCTCCTAACTAAACCTTCGCGTACATGCACCTTGCTTCCAACTAAGTGTCAGATCCACCACAGCACATGACCCTAATCCAGAGTTCCACTTgacttttactttattacagTAGTGCATGTCAATGAACAGTTGAAACAAAACCGTCTGTCATGATGGGATTTGGACATTGTTGTATGACAAGATCGACGAACAATTAGGTTGGGACTGCGTTCGACAACAGGAAAGGACGGAATGACGTACTACCTACTAGGTCAGCGTAAAGGTACCACCAAGTGCAAGTGTTTCTCACTCACTGCAGCGGGTAACATCCATACTACTACGGCGACTCGGTGCAGTGCGCAGCACGCAGCACGCAGTGGGTGTAACCGGGCGGCGCACAGGGCAGGCGTCGTTccctttccactttccatGTCCTTTTGTGCTGGACAGCGTTTTTAGTTTGAAATATTTCAGTTTTCTCAGACAGTCCTTAGCTGGTGTGGAGAGGGGATCATGATGCTTTACTTTTGTTCTCTCCATTATCCAATATCGTCGTGGATGTTCTCTTCACTTTATTGCGCTCCAACCTCTCTGTTCAACAGCAGCCCAGCCACCATTTTGCCTACAAAAATCCACCTTGAATTGTCAAGTGCTGGAAAACTGCCCCAGGATTTCACGATGCCGCCAATCCATGATTCCAAATATAGTACCTACATACACAGTGCTCGCACGAATCATGTTCCCCAAGGCACAAGATCCCGCCGTTCAAGTTCGTTGTTCTCACACCAAACTGTAAACTCAAAAATTACAACAGCAAAGACAAATAGCGTACGCAGTCCACGACACCACAATGAATACCCAACGAAGCTTGCAGAAAGGACACGAATGGCGAAGCGTGCATCGTCGTCACTTTCGCCTCTccaaaaaaggaaagattCCCAACGCTTAGAGTTGCTGGCTGCTCACCTGACAGGTCAAAGGCCTTGCAAGGGTCCAAGAGGTGCCCACGATACTACACCCCATCTGTCCACAACTTGAATCATGGAAGGCTTTTTGAAGCCGCGATCGTCTCTGATCGCCCAGCTGGGACCGCAGCCGGTATTCAAAGTCCAGACTCAATTGGACTGTCACTATGACCAACGACTGCTTTCCCCGTACAGTCGCGTGGTTTCCCAAGACTCCAACGCACATCATTCCTGGCACGCCCGCAAGAGCTCGGAAACCCTAAGGCTGCGTTTGTTCTCGTACAGTTGCCGTATAAACCGCCTCATACGGCCATTTCTATACGATAACCGTACAAAATAGCAATCATTTGGTCGGTTGCCGTACAGAAATGCAATCTGCGACCCTCTTATGTTAGCCTCGTTCAGCCTTGgccgggttagggttatatataGCTAGAAAACCGTATAGATTTAACATCGCCGTATAAAATCACCAAAATACAAACTAACCCTTAAAAACCGTAGTacgctatatatttatagtttatattctACAATACCTTGTACTTTAGGGATTTTAATGCAGTTGGTTAACGTTTGTACCTCTATAGCTCCCTATAAGAACCCTATcccctattttaataataaattatctttttttacctatatattatatttttaaacctCAATACTAGcaaaataaatagtaataacctatttatcctttttaaagACCGGTTTAAATCTCTTTTATaagattattttaaaaatattcttcttattaataatatttttattactatagtactacttatacttaaaaataaggtcgataataatatagtagaaaacatctagtaataaatagatatagtTGGAATTGTTGTATTTATTGCTTAGCGATATAATTTTGTCCCTTCCATCCCTAATCTTCGATTgcgctataatatattatatattgagCTATATAAACGAATTTAGGAAGCTCTCTATTGGTTACCGCCgtataatttctaaaaatatttttaaataaagagagtAACGTTTTAAAAGttctataactattttattcgCAAGGGTAGGTTGGAGGATAGTAAATAGAttcttactttatttaaattattaatagcgttcgaaatccttaattagagcgaagttataaatataattacccgAAATTACCGTTATAGTATAGagactatttataaattagtagcctttaatattatattatatattactaacttaatttattatattagaatcttctataaggttattttagtgttaaagtaattaataattataattatagtacctcCTACTCCTAAAACTTAGGATAAAATCCGGatatcttctaaatatttcctatattttaaatattattttagtactattaatagaaagtatTTCGCTATAAAGGTActtaagaataaataaactacttatatttattataagaaatttatttcctAGAATATATTCGGTACGGTCGATATAGTAGGccggtttatatatatttataccgGTTAGGAGGGTTTAGCGTATAACGGCCGGGTTTTCTAcgatactattttaaataattttttaatattagaggggtggtattatattactaattcggcCTTCAGTTGTAAAAAGAGATTATTAGGGCTATATATAGGTActcaatactatttatacaatattaatatacactATAAAAAGGAGTTATTCAACCGGTTGTATAGCGAATtccgtataattattaaaatcgccTAGGGTATAATTGTTCGaaagtaagtaatttattaaattactcctAAATATTCCGTTCGaacctatacttatattattatttatactattgctttatataacttcctattataatataggaatattaatatagagatcGAATTTCGCGTAGAGCTGTTAATCGATTAAGAAGCGAGTTAgctacctatatttaatttaaataatttctaatacaataaatttacttataagaataaaaacCAGATAGTAAAGTTGAggaatagtatagtaatttagttGTAGgcaaattaaatagtagtataattcctatttctttccttttttcttttttctccctatagttaaatagggaatatactatttacccgcctctacctataatatatcctatttacCCGTAGGTAGTAGGTTAAAGGATACGGTActaatttacccttttattagattaaagttttattttagattaataattatattaattatagggagaagaaaagaaaaagggaaaaaaggatAGAAGGGGAATCcttaggtttataatatatagtattatatttatttacccgcCTTAACTTAGATTATTACCTATTTGCCCGTAGGtagtaggattaatataatattagcacCTTCTAACGGTTTAGGTCTTATACACgacttataatttagaagtataatttagggggtagaggaggggggtgcGACTAGGAGGGGGATATAATTAGGAGGGtagaaatagataattaacAATAAATTCGCCTTAATAACGTAAAACTACATTCTTTTAAATCGCTATATTAAACGTATAGTTTAATAGCCGGTTCGGtcttttacttaataattaggcATTCGTATAAAGTAACCTTCTTGGCCGGTACTTCATTAGCCTCCCTTTTAGCTGGTACTTCGTTAGGATTCTTCTTCGCCGGTATTTCGTCTATTGAAATCCGTTgcttatagtagtattaatattcttcaaattaataatttactttcttagcaataataatctatataattaaagaaataataaaatttaagagGTTTGTTAAAAACTTACAGCACCTACAgcctaaattttaataataatctttattacATAATCTTAGAgagtagttattaattaatttattaatttattagaaatttacaATACTTATAGCTTGAGTTTCGGCAATAATCTTCATTACGTAATTTTA
Proteins encoded in this region:
- a CDS encoding rho GTPase activator, coding for MTSAAAAAAPVAPAQAPPPPPPNFSQTQAQAQAQVHVQAQAQAQAQARTQAQAQAQAQAHSHSHTQSLSQPQHRAYNPYSAFAHQPQPPLPTKRDLKSWWKGFKLPSKHQEAHVVAEPPKGIFGVPLRDSIKYANVAISLVDENGKSYIYGYVPIVVAKCGVFLKEKATDVEGIFRLSGSEKRIKELKHIFDSPDRYGKGLVWDGYTVHDAANVLRRYLNDLPEPVVPLELYEEFRKPLKGATRQAAGDTDGPQFVENFDMDAAILRYQQLITELPPLNRQLMLYILDLLAVFAAKSDVNRMNSQNLAAIFQPGMLSHPAHAMAPEEYRLNQCVIIFLIENQDHFLIGMQGTAADERTVQEVQKGTPTINVPEPPKTYQPGVNRTASNASAGAESVSKEGMIRRNKSTSSRRSLASNGAPSPGSPALTSTPTGGLGRSNTLPSKRSPRVPPGRFAHRYDASSSPVGPLTPVHPPSVPGVTPPTPTVLPPAPAVVHEVATPPEESSVPSIATSTAPSSLLPNHSVSATRSQEKLPDAEAEAATPSKERRIPNISNIFQRAPTGENELRQPNKLKKKMPGAGGHYSAHSSTMSLPRSATASPSVEAANPMDTVPSLPGNLDAVVSGGQPAPSPSDSTPKASQVPSTPSTTVHPHNASEAQLKPRESPPTSVTSYNDMSDPDQVETQTSASLASPEVASPDRDKRRRWRLSRKKEDSISLNSPLNISQPLISPRMLGSNSQAEGSNSSVGSSGYFHHRPRASMSGDVSDAGMISSLDDRSMMSDATREGRDRDRDRDWDKSSEYRKSNIADWLKNKYREHRETAELRRTKSPPAHDGRSASIGERIRKSIDLKREMINGSENGYSDEHIPMPPPPMRESGPGHSQTSIQSAAQPVQQVQPQPLQAQQPPALYQTEVQSVEMQPVAQESPAQVQPNLQPEQPSSQHPQPQQASAHQSQPQLQQEPLPQTPEQPTEASVLTPSRHMDLDD
- a CDS encoding rho GTPase activator, variant 1 — encoded protein: MSTGALFYEKPLQLDTLARFLNWRLSRRCTGVNGPWPVQDSAKTKSVVAEPPKGIFGVPLRDSIKYANVAISLVDENGKSYIYGYVPIVVAKCGVFLKEKATDVEGIFRLSGSEKRIKELKHIFDSPDRYGKGLVWDGYTVHDAANVLRRYLNDLPEPVVPLELYEEFRKPLKGATRQAAGDTDGPQFVENFDMDAAILRYQQLITELPPLNRQLMLYILDLLAVFAAKSDVNRMNSQNLAAIFQPGMLSHPAHAMAPEEYRLNQCVIIFLIENQDHFLIGMQGTAADERTVQEVQKGTPTINVPEPPKTYQPGVNRTASNASAGAESVSKEGMIRRNKSTSSRRSLASNGAPSPGSPALTSTPTGGLGRSNTLPSKRSPRVPPGRFAHRYDASSSPVGPLTPVHPPSVPGVTPPTPTVLPPAPAVVHEVATPPEESSVPSIATSTAPSSLLPNHSVSATRSQEKLPDAEAEAATPSKERRIPNISNIFQRAPTGENELRQPNKLKKKMPGAGGHYSAHSSTMSLPRSATASPSVEAANPMDTVPSLPGNLDAVVSGGQPAPSPSDSTPKASQVPSTPSTTVHPHNASEAQLKPRESPPTSVTSYNDMSDPDQVETQTSASLASPEVASPDRDKRRRWRLSRKKEDSISLNSPLNISQPLISPRMLGSNSQAEGSNSSVGSSGYFHHRPRASMSGDVSDAGMISSLDDRSMMSDATREGRDRDRDRDWDKSSEYRKSNIADWLKNKYREHRETAELRRTKSPPAHDGRSASIGERIRKSIDLKREMINGSENGYSDEHIPMPPPPMRESGPGHSQTSIQSAAQPVQQVQPQPLQAQQPPALYQTEVQSVEMQPVAQESPAQVQPNLQPEQPSSQHPQPQQASAHQSQPQLQQEPLPQTPEQPTEASVLTPSRHMDLDD